The following proteins are encoded in a genomic region of Luteitalea sp.:
- a CDS encoding Uma2 family endonuclease, whose translation MLQHVSHSTSRGRRATYEDLVHVPEHLVAEIIDGELYTSPRPASLHARGGTRLIGRLDPFQRGSSGPGGWEILHEPELHLGSDIVVPDLAGWRVERMPTFPDTPFFTLAPDWVCEILSPSTARLDRAEKLDVYARERVPYAWLLDPIAQTLEVLTLDGPHWVIQAIHQAADRVRAMPFEAVEIDLAYLWGSSAPPAR comes from the coding sequence ATGCTTCAACACGTGAGCCATTCGACGAGCCGGGGGCGGCGCGCGACTTACGAGGACTTAGTGCACGTGCCTGAACATCTGGTCGCCGAGATTATCGATGGCGAGTTGTACACCTCGCCGCGTCCCGCCTCACTGCACGCTCGTGGTGGAACGCGACTGATAGGCCGGCTCGATCCCTTCCAGCGTGGCAGTAGTGGACCCGGCGGGTGGGAAATCCTCCACGAGCCGGAGCTGCACCTCGGGTCGGATATCGTGGTGCCGGATCTTGCCGGCTGGCGGGTGGAACGGATGCCAACGTTTCCAGATACGCCCTTCTTCACGCTCGCACCTGACTGGGTGTGCGAGATTCTGTCTCCATCCACGGCACGTCTCGACCGCGCCGAGAAGCTCGACGTCTACGCGCGGGAGCGGGTGCCGTATGCCTGGCTACTCGATCCCATAGCACAGACGCTCGAAGTCCTTACGCTCGATGGCCCACACTGGGTGATCCAGGCGATTCATCAGGCAGCCGATCGCGTGCGCGCGATGCCCTTTGAGGCCGTGGAGATCGATCTGGCTTACCTGTGGGGGTCGTCAGCGCCGCCCGCGCGGTAG
- the asnB gene encoding asparagine synthase (glutamine-hydrolyzing), translating into MCGIVGIVDRDLSRPVLRDEVERMVRTLHHRGPDEEGLVVAQGFGLGMRRLAIVDLAGGQQPVSNEDGTIQAVANGEIYNFEEVRHDLAARGHRFRSRVDVEVIVHAYEEYGEAFLGRLRGMFALALWDSRTSTLIAARDRAGEKPLYYTETSQGLLLASEVKALLARPEVSRELDLEALDEFLTYEYVIAPRTMIRGVRKLPAAHFLRYRDGSVEVERYWDASSVAVRAWEEPDAVAAVRAALGKAVDSQMMSDVPLGIFLSGGIDSSAVVAFMSQAAERRGVSVQSFSLGFDEGSYNELPYAREIAQRFGTVHRDDTVTPDLVELFDRLIVHLDEPFADVSLFPTYLVSCLAREHVKVVLGGDGGDELFGGYDAYAAYQLAARLERIAPGAAFKAAYVLASLLPPTEKKKGFINKVRRFTEGMATSPPGIGQYRWMSFMSPGLKRSLYAARLRDAVARADVYRPVTEALRAYTNDDFLNRALYADLRIYLADDILVKVDRMSMATSLETRAPFLDVDVMELAFSMPGDLKIRNGERKYILKRALEGILPDRTRLRQKEGFSIPMKNWLRRELQPLMRGLLSTERLRRRGLFHPPAVRRMMDAHVAGRQNYAHQLFALMVFERWADSIGA; encoded by the coding sequence ATGTGCGGCATCGTCGGCATCGTCGATCGTGATCTCTCGCGACCCGTCCTCCGGGACGAGGTGGAACGGATGGTGCGCACGCTGCATCATCGCGGTCCGGACGAAGAGGGCCTCGTCGTGGCGCAGGGCTTCGGGCTCGGCATGCGCCGGCTCGCGATTGTCGACTTGGCCGGTGGGCAGCAGCCGGTCAGCAACGAGGACGGCACGATTCAGGCTGTCGCCAACGGGGAGATCTACAACTTCGAGGAGGTCCGCCACGACCTGGCGGCGCGCGGTCATCGGTTCCGCAGTCGCGTCGATGTCGAGGTGATCGTTCACGCGTACGAAGAGTATGGTGAGGCGTTTCTCGGGCGGCTGCGAGGGATGTTCGCGTTGGCGCTGTGGGACAGCCGGACATCGACGCTCATTGCCGCGCGCGATCGAGCGGGGGAGAAGCCGCTCTACTACACCGAGACGTCTCAGGGCTTGCTCCTCGCCTCCGAGGTCAAGGCGCTCCTGGCACGGCCGGAGGTGTCGCGCGAGTTGGATCTGGAGGCGCTCGACGAGTTCCTCACCTACGAGTATGTCATCGCGCCGCGGACCATGATTCGCGGTGTGCGAAAGCTGCCGGCGGCGCATTTTCTGCGGTACCGCGACGGGAGCGTGGAGGTGGAGCGCTACTGGGACGCCTCGTCCGTGGCGGTGCGCGCCTGGGAGGAACCGGATGCCGTCGCGGCGGTGCGTGCGGCGCTCGGCAAGGCGGTGGACAGCCAGATGATGTCGGATGTGCCCCTCGGCATCTTTCTCTCGGGGGGCATCGATTCGAGCGCCGTCGTGGCGTTCATGAGCCAGGCGGCCGAGCGACGCGGTGTCTCGGTGCAGAGCTTCAGTCTGGGATTCGATGAGGGGAGCTACAACGAGCTGCCGTACGCCCGGGAGATTGCCCAGCGATTCGGCACGGTGCATCGCGATGACACGGTGACGCCGGACCTCGTCGAGCTGTTCGATCGACTGATCGTGCACCTGGACGAGCCGTTCGCGGACGTCTCGCTGTTTCCGACGTACTTGGTCTCCTGCCTGGCGCGTGAGCACGTCAAGGTGGTGCTGGGAGGGGATGGCGGCGACGAGCTGTTTGGGGGATACGACGCGTACGCCGCCTATCAGCTTGCGGCGCGGCTCGAGCGGATCGCACCTGGCGCGGCCTTCAAGGCGGCCTACGTGCTCGCCTCGCTGCTGCCGCCGACAGAAAAGAAGAAGGGCTTCATCAACAAGGTGCGTCGGTTCACAGAGGGTATGGCAACCTCACCGCCTGGTATTGGCCAGTATCGGTGGATGAGCTTCATGTCGCCCGGCCTGAAGCGCAGCCTCTACGCGGCTCGGTTGCGCGACGCCGTGGCGCGCGCGGACGTCTATCGCCCAGTCACGGAAGCGCTGCGAGCGTATACAAACGACGACTTCCTGAACCGCGCACTATATGCGGACCTGCGTATCTATCTTGCAGACGATATCCTCGTGAAGGTCGATCGCATGAGCATGGCGACGTCGCTCGAGACGCGTGCGCCGTTTCTCGATGTGGACGTCATGGAGCTCGCCTTTTCGATGCCGGGCGACCTCAAGATCCGGAACGGCGAGCGCAAGTACATTCTCAAGCGAGCGCTCGAAGGGATCTTGCCTGACCGAACCCGCCTTCGTCAGAAAGAGGGCTTCAGCATTCCCATGAAGAACTGGCTGCGTCGCGAGCTCCAGCCACTCATGCGCGGCCTCTTGTCAACCGAGCGTTTGCGACGCCGCGGTTTGTTCCATCCACCAGCCGTGCGGCGCATGATGGACGCCCACGTCGCAGGCCGCCAGAATTACGCCCACCAGCTCTTCGCGCTCATGGTCTTCGAGCGCTGGGCCGATTCAATCGGCGCCTAG
- a CDS encoding glycosyltransferase — MTPDLSVIVPVFNESLNLQRLHEELTATLMAWGRPYELLFVDDGSTDDGFAELTRIQAHDSHVRIIQFRRNFGQTAAFSAGIAHARGRVIVTSDGDLQNDPRDIPALVAKLDEGYDIVCGWRKDRKDTWLTRRAPSIIANKLISRATGVELHDYGCSLKAFRAEVVKPLRLYGEMHRFIPAIASELGVRVTEVVVNHRPRLAGASKYGLSRTVRVVLDLVTVKFLLSYSTRPLQIFGLIGLMMGGLGGLILVYLAYVRLISHQAIADRPLLLLGILLTFTGVQLVTVGLLAELQSRTYHESQDKPTYVIRQVLEAPEAGTERPLESVRARSR, encoded by the coding sequence ATGACCCCCGACCTGTCTGTCATCGTCCCGGTCTTCAATGAGTCGCTGAACCTGCAGAGGCTCCACGAGGAGTTGACGGCCACGCTGATGGCGTGGGGCCGGCCGTACGAGCTGCTGTTCGTCGACGACGGCAGCACGGACGACGGCTTTGCCGAGCTCACGCGGATACAGGCCCACGATTCGCACGTTCGCATCATCCAGTTCCGCCGCAACTTTGGCCAGACGGCCGCCTTCTCCGCGGGGATTGCCCACGCCCGAGGCCGCGTCATCGTCACCTCGGATGGCGACCTGCAGAATGATCCACGGGATATCCCCGCACTGGTGGCCAAGCTCGACGAGGGCTACGACATCGTCTGCGGCTGGCGGAAGGACCGCAAGGATACCTGGTTGACGCGTCGCGCGCCCTCCATCATCGCCAACAAGCTCATCTCCCGCGCCACTGGCGTGGAGCTTCATGACTACGGATGCTCACTGAAGGCGTTTCGGGCAGAGGTCGTCAAGCCGTTGCGGCTCTACGGCGAGATGCACCGCTTCATCCCGGCCATCGCGAGCGAGCTTGGCGTGCGCGTGACGGAAGTGGTCGTCAACCATCGGCCGCGCCTTGCGGGAGCGTCGAAGTACGGGCTCTCGCGAACGGTGCGCGTGGTGCTCGACCTGGTCACGGTGAAGTTCTTACTGAGTTACTCGACGCGCCCGCTGCAAATCTTCGGGCTCATCGGGTTGATGATGGGGGGGCTCGGCGGGCTGATTCTCGTCTACTTGGCATACGTGCGACTGATCAGCCATCAGGCCATTGCCGACCGGCCGCTGCTGCTCTTGGGCATCCTGCTCACCTTTACGGGCGTGCAGCTCGTCACCGTGGGCCTGCTCGCGGAGCTCCAGTCGCGGACCTACCACGAGTCGCAGGACAAGCCGACCTACGTCATTCGTCAAGTTCTCGAGGCGCCCGAGGCCGGGACCGAGCGCCCGCTCGAGTCGGTCCGGGCGCGGAGCCGCTGA
- a CDS encoding outer membrane beta-barrel protein translates to MMRRLIITSLLGGACLLGTAGPAQAQVDSVLSVNAGGWVVKGLDGRELDRPGDGLVTGDVLANNLLGGEFPLLFDIGDFNGGTFGADYLVSIGSFLEAGAGIAFYQRTVATINADLEDADGTEIDMDAKLRVLPITFTGRFFPITRDAPIQPYIGAGLGVLRWRYSEIGEFIDFETFDIFQDSFAGEGTTVGPVILAGVRFPAGNTLLIGGEYRFHGGKAEIDPDDPNQGFFGDEIDLASHVFQVTVGFRF, encoded by the coding sequence ATGATGCGACGTCTAATCATTACTAGTTTATTGGGTGGGGCCTGTCTGTTGGGGACGGCGGGCCCAGCGCAGGCGCAAGTGGACAGCGTTCTGAGCGTGAATGCTGGTGGCTGGGTCGTCAAAGGCCTGGACGGTCGAGAGCTGGATCGCCCCGGCGATGGCCTCGTGACCGGCGATGTCCTCGCCAACAATCTCCTCGGAGGCGAGTTTCCACTGCTCTTTGACATCGGCGACTTCAACGGCGGCACGTTCGGCGCCGACTACTTGGTCAGCATCGGCAGCTTCCTCGAGGCGGGTGCCGGTATTGCCTTCTACCAGCGGACCGTGGCGACCATCAACGCGGACCTCGAGGACGCCGATGGGACCGAGATCGACATGGACGCGAAGCTGCGCGTGCTGCCGATCACCTTTACAGGCCGGTTCTTTCCGATTACTCGAGATGCGCCCATCCAGCCGTACATTGGTGCAGGACTCGGCGTGCTGCGGTGGCGCTACAGCGAGATCGGTGAGTTCATCGACTTTGAGACGTTCGACATCTTTCAAGATAGCTTTGCTGGTGAAGGCACGACCGTCGGGCCGGTCATTCTAGCCGGTGTGCGCTTTCCCGCAGGCAATACGCTCCTAATTGGCGGCGAGTACCGATTCCACGGAGGAAAGGCGGAGATCGACCCAGACGACCCGAACCAAGGGTTCTTTGGCGATGAGATCGACCTGGCGAGCCACGTTTTCCAGGTGACCGTTGGCTTCCGATTCTAA
- a CDS encoding inositol monophosphatase — MSQNPLFLATATEAVLRAGEIQLAQFGQAIEVKKKGAIDLVTEVDVAVERMFRALVAERFPDHAVLAEELQSADEGQTDASHCWIFDPVDGTTNYAHGLPIFCSSLALEINGSVEVAAVYDPTRRELFTAERGGGAFLNGEPLHVSQATTLLDALLCTGFPYDVHQSLDEVMAFFIAFVGRARAVRRLGSAALDLCYVAAGRLDGFWESRLQPWDTAAAALITEEAGGTVTRWDGSRHGSRDTELVASNGPLHPVMLEVLQTVGKERARLRTG, encoded by the coding sequence ATGTCCCAGAACCCGCTATTTTTGGCCACCGCGACCGAGGCGGTGCTTCGTGCCGGTGAGATCCAGCTCGCGCAGTTCGGTCAAGCAATCGAGGTGAAGAAGAAGGGCGCCATCGATCTCGTGACCGAAGTGGATGTGGCGGTCGAGCGCATGTTTCGTGCGCTCGTCGCCGAGCGCTTTCCCGATCATGCCGTTCTCGCCGAGGAGCTACAGTCGGCAGACGAAGGGCAGACCGACGCCTCGCACTGCTGGATCTTCGACCCAGTCGACGGCACGACGAACTACGCCCACGGTCTCCCCATCTTCTGCTCGTCGCTCGCCCTCGAGATCAACGGGTCCGTCGAGGTCGCAGCCGTGTACGATCCCACGCGGCGCGAGCTGTTCACCGCCGAGCGCGGTGGCGGGGCCTTTCTCAATGGCGAGCCGCTTCACGTCTCGCAGGCCACGACGCTGCTGGATGCCCTCCTGTGCACCGGATTTCCCTACGACGTGCACCAGTCGCTCGACGAGGTGATGGCGTTCTTCATTGCCTTCGTGGGGCGTGCGCGCGCGGTGAGGCGGCTTGGATCCGCCGCCCTCGACCTCTGCTACGTGGCTGCTGGTCGGCTCGACGGCTTCTGGGAGTCACGCCTCCAACCGTGGGACACGGCGGCAGCCGCGCTCATTACCGAGGAGGCCGGCGGGACGGTCACGCGCTGGGATGGCTCCCGGCATGGGTCACGCGATACGGAGCTGGTCGCTTCCAATGGCCCCTTACATCCGGTCATGCTCGAGGTGCTTCAGACCGTTGGCAAGGAGCGTGCTCGTTTGCGGACGGGATGA
- a CDS encoding ATP-binding protein → MVIVRGAKDSSLMSNSASIVRLTIPSEFDMLDFVQLVSDRFCAAGTLDEDGVHWVGVAVRESVINAIKHGNQLDESKHVTVEFALVPGDNPVELVVRVQDEGEGFDLHDLSDPREPDNLLKSSGRGIFFMRSFMDEVDIRPASEGGIEVRMVKRLR, encoded by the coding sequence ATGGTAATCGTTCGCGGGGCTAAGGATTCGTCCTTAATGAGCAATTCGGCGAGCATCGTCCGTCTCACCATTCCGAGCGAGTTCGACATGCTCGACTTCGTGCAGCTCGTCTCGGATCGATTCTGCGCGGCGGGGACGCTCGACGAGGACGGGGTCCACTGGGTCGGGGTCGCGGTCCGCGAGTCGGTCATCAATGCCATCAAGCATGGGAATCAGCTCGACGAGTCGAAACATGTTACGGTGGAGTTCGCCCTCGTGCCCGGCGACAATCCTGTCGAGCTCGTGGTCCGGGTGCAAGACGAGGGCGAGGGGTTCGATCTCCACGATCTGTCGGACCCCCGTGAACCGGACAACCTGTTGAAGTCGAGCGGCCGCGGCATCTTCTTCATGCGCAGCTTCATGGACGAAGTCGACATTCGCCCCGCCAGCGAGGGCGGTATCGAAGTGCGCATGGTCAAGAGACTGCGCTAG